The window GCGATCTGCCAGCCGCGGCCGGGATCAGCGAGGAACAGCGGCACCTGGGCGAGTGGGCTCACCGCGAACCCAGTGATGATCGTCGGGCCGACGCCGATCCGGGCCGAGATCCGCGGCGCGAACAGCGCGCCGGCCAGGCTCCCCGCGCCACCGACGCCCATGATCACACCGAACGCGGTCGGTGAGGCGCCGAGCGTCGTCAGCAGGTAGTACGCCCAAAAGGTATTCATGATCGCCAGCCCGAAGGACAGCGTGGACAGGGCAGCGATCACCGTGCGGATCGTGGGCTGCCCGATCACGTACCGCACGCCCTCGGCCATATCCCGCCCGAGGCTGTGACGCTTCCTGGACGGGTGAGCGAGTGGTCCGGGCGTGCGGATGCGCCAGACGAGTACGGCGGAGACCAGGAAGGAGGCGACGTCGGCGAGGACCGACCGCGCCGCGCCGACGGCGCCGACAAGCGCGGCGCCCGCGTTACTGCCAGCGCTGGAGGCCACCGACGATGCCGCGCCGAGCTTCGCGTTGGCGTCGTGCAGGAGGTGCGGGGCGACGATGCCCGGCAGGAGACTGATGGCCGCGGCGTCGTGCTGCACCTTGGCCGCGCCGAGCACGAGCGCCACCACGTACAGCTGGCCGATGGTGAGTACGCCGGCCAAGGCGGCTGCTGGGATCGTGGCGAGAGCCGCAGCCGCCGCCAGGTCCGAGACGATGAGCTGGGGGCGCTTCGCGTACCGGTCCGCCAGCGCGCCAGCCCACAGCGCAAGCGTGCTCGGCAGCTGACCGAGAAAGGCCAGCAGGGCCACCTGCCCGGGAGTGGCGTGGAGTTCCAGGACCGCCAGCGCGGGCAGGGCGATGGTGCTCACCGCCGATCCGGACAGGCTCGCGGCCTCGCTTCCGAGCAGGAACCTGAACGCCGGGGTCCCCCACGAGGTCTGCGGTTTCCGGGTAGAGACCGCGAGCGGTTTCGGTCCCCTCACGCCGCACACCTCGCACACGGTCGCGAGGAGGACGTGGGCCGGGGCACGCGGCCGGGGCCCGCGGTCCGAGAAGAGGACACGGTGACTCCTTGTGCTGCGGGTCCCGCTGCGCGAGCCGCGGGACGGGGCGGCTGTCAGCGGTCTTGGGAGAGTTCCAGGAGCTCGGCGAAAATTCCGCCCGCATGGACGAGGTCGTCGTATCGGCCCTGTTCGGTGATCCGGCCGTGCTCCATCACGACGATGTGGTCCGCGATCTTCGTGTTCTCCAGGCGGTGGGTGACCACGATCGTGATGCGGTCGGCCGCGATGGCCTTGACCTGCTCGAAGATCTGGTGCTCGCCGCGCGGGTCCATCTGAGAGGTGGGCTCGTCAAGGATCAGCAGCCCCGGGCGGCGGTATAGGGCCCTGGAGCAGGCGACGCGCTGCCACTGGCCGCCGGACAGCTCCGAGCCGCCGAAGACCTCGCGGGACAGGAGAGTGTCCAGGCCCGCGGGGAGGTCTTCGACGGCTTCGCGCATGCCGACTGCGTCGATGGCCTCCCACACCGGGGTGTCGTCGTGGGTGCGGGGCTGGCCGAGGGTGACGTTCTCGCGGACCCTCAGCGGCCACTGGGCGAAGATCTGCGGCACCAGACCCGTGTTCGCCCACACGGTGGACGGGTCGGCGTCGGCCAGGTCGATGCCGTTCCAGGTGACCTTGCCCTTGTCGGGCAGGTAGATCCCGGTCAGCAGCCGGGTGAGCGTGGACTTCCCCGAGCCGTTCGCTCCGACAATCGCGAGGATCTGGCCGCGCTCCAGGGAGAGGGAGACACCGTCCACGGCAGGCTTGTCCTTGCCGGGGTAC of the Streptomyces sp. T12 genome contains:
- a CDS encoding MFS transporter codes for the protein MRGPKPLAVSTRKPQTSWGTPAFRFLLGSEAASLSGSAVSTIALPALAVLELHATPGQVALLAFLGQLPSTLALWAGALADRYAKRPQLIVSDLAAAAALATIPAAALAGVLTIGQLYVVALVLGAAKVQHDAAAISLLPGIVAPHLLHDANAKLGAASSVASSAGSNAGAALVGAVGAARSVLADVASFLVSAVLVWRIRTPGPLAHPSRKRHSLGRDMAEGVRYVIGQPTIRTVIAALSTLSFGLAIMNTFWAYYLLTTLGASPTAFGVIMGVGGAGSLAGALFAPRISARIGVGPTIITGFAVSPLAQVPLFLADPGRGWQIALAVTLAVQLFWATASGTSQRSLRQIMCDPRFQGRMQAASTTVTAGSRPLAAATAGGLALLLDVRAVLVVGALFQVVPVVLLLASPVRALREMPAPPDSAAVPPAREGAS